In Harmonia axyridis chromosome X, icHarAxyr1.1, whole genome shotgun sequence, a single window of DNA contains:
- the LOC123685952 gene encoding uncharacterized protein LOC123685952, protein MNANSERIEISRDLLEKAEKARSVLLPTKSELKYKKEYDKFLQWMKVNCMDSKNTSETVMLAYFQEMSELYSPNSLWTKWSMLKLMMRIHDDIDGSKFHELEGFLKRKSKGYEPKKSQVFSREDIVKFLKNASDQEYLLHKVVLIMGYFGGCRCQELLNMKINHIEDRGSVMVVDIPESKTDIRKRFTIVEENEFSALNLVRKYMLLRPSGPERFFLTYRVKRCSVQPVGKNTFGKIPSKIASFLELPNPETFTGHCLRRTSATALVNAGANMTTLKRHGGWRSSTVAEGYLADSMELKNKTARMLAGMSDERRETTSYLNTVINSDNRLIENPCNSGNNFSGKFDNCRFVFVNTLEGVKDL, encoded by the exons atgaatgcaAACTCAGAGAGAATTGAGATTTCAAGAGATTTGTTGGAAAAGGCTGAAAAAGCTCGTTCCGTACTACTACCGACAAAGTCGGAACTTAAGTACAAAAAGGAATATGACAAATTTCTCCAGTGGATGAAAGTTAACTGTATGGATAGTAAAAACACGAGTGAAACTGTAATGTTGGCGTATTTTCAAGAGATG TCTGAATTGTATAGTCCTAATTCGCTGTGGACTAAGTGGTCAATGCTAAAATTGATGATGAGAATACATGATGACATAGATGGAAGTAAATTTCACGAATTAGAAGGGTTTCTCAAACGCAAAAGTAAAGGCTATGAGCCAAAAAAGTCTCAAGTGTTTAGTCGGGAAGatattgtcaaatttttgaagaatgcgTCTGATCAAGAATACTTACTTCATAAG GTAGTTTTGATTATGGGTTATTTCGGGGGCTGTAGATGTCAAGAacttttgaatatgaaaattaatcACATCGAAGATAGGGGCTCTGTTATGGTGGTTGACATTCCGGAAAGTAAAACAGATATTCGTAAGAGATTTACTATTGTGGAAGAAAACGAGTTCTCTGCATTGAATCTAGTGAGGAAGTATATGCTTCTACGTCCATCGGGCCCGGAAAGATTTTTTCTAACGTATCGCGTAAAACGTTGCTCAGTTCAACCGGTTGGAAAAAATACATTCGGGAAAATTCCAAGCAAAATTGCTAGTTTTTTGGAATTGCCGAATCCAGAAACATTCACAGGACATTGTCTGCGAAGGACTTCTGCGACTGCCTTGGTCAATGCAGGAGCAAATATGACAACATTGAAGAGACATGGTGGATGGCGAAGTTCAACGGTGGCAGAAGGGTATTTGGCCGACAGcatggaattgaaaaacaaaactgcaagaATGTTAGCTGGCATGTCAGATGAAAGAAGGGAAACAACTTCATATTTGAATACAGTCATTAACAGTGACAACCGTTTAATAGAAAATCCTTGCAATTCGGGTAAcaactttagtggtaaattcgACAACTGTCGGTTTGTTTTTGTGAACACTTTAGAGGGAGTTAAAGATCTATAA